The window CAGATCGACGAGCGGGACCGTTACGCCATCCGGGCCGGTTTCTGGCGGGAGATCGGCGTGCGCACGGGCGTGGAACACACGCCCGTCGACGACTGAGTCCTCGCGAGCGGATTTCCCGGAATCGACCGACCCGAGAGCCGGCCGGGGTTCCCGACCCCGTAGTCTCGTCCCTTGTGAGTAAGCGCGCGGCACAGGCATTTCGGCACGATGGTGACGTCGTGTGCGCGGTCCGCGGGCTGACCAAGACCTATCCGGCGGTCCGGGGCCGGCGCGGCGCGCCGGGAACACCCGAGGTCCGGGCCACGGACGACGTGACGCTGGACATCCGGCGCGGCGAGATCTTCGGCCTGCTCGGGCCGAACGGCGCCGGCAAGTCCACCCTCGTACGACAGCTCACCGGGCTGATGCGGCCCGACCGCGGCTGTGTGGAGATCCTCGGGCACGACATCGTGCGCCACCCGGAACGGGCCGCGCGCATCCTCGCCTACCTCGGTCAGGAGTCGACCGCCCTCGACGAGCTGACCGTGTCGCTCGCCGCCGAGACCACCGGACGGCTGCGCGGCCTGGACGTACGGGCCGCGCGGGCCGAGCGGGACGACGTACTCGACGAGCTGGGGCTCTCGGCCCTCGCCGGGCGGCCCCTGAAGAAGCTCTCCGGGGGCCAGCGGCGTCTTGCGTGCTTCGCCGCGGCACTGGTGGGGGAGCGCTCGCTCCTCGTGCTCGACGAGCCGACCTCCGGCATGGACCCGGTGGCGCGACGGGCCGTGTGGTCCGCCGTCGACCGGCGACGGGCCGAACGGGGGACGACGGTGCTGCTCGTCACCCACAACGTCATCGAGGCCGAGACCGTGCTGGACCGGGTGGCCGTCCTCGACCGGGGGAAGGTGATCGCCTGCGACACCCCGGCCGGGCTCAAGGAGCAGGTCGCCGGTGAGGTGCGGGTGGAGCTGGTCTGGCGCGACGCGCCGCCGCTGCACGTCCCGGAGGTCGCCGCGCTGCGGGACCGCGTCGTGGAGTCGGGCCGCCGCTGGACGCTCCGGCTCGGGCCCGAGGAGGCCCGGGCGGTCGTCGCCACCGTCACCGGCGGGGCCGCCTTCGCCGCCCTGGACGACTTCACGCTGGCCACGCCCAGCCTGGAGGACGTCTATCTGGCCCTGGGCGGTGCCGTGCAGCAGGGGCTGGTGAAGGCGTGAGGAGCACCGGGGCCTTGAGTGCGGGGGGCTTGAGTACACAGGCCGCCGCATACGTACCGAACAGGGCGACTGCCGCAGTGGACCCGAGCGAAGGGGAGCAGCGCGACGTGAGTGTCGTACCCGCCGATGTCCTGCCGGGCAGTGCCCTGGCCGTGGAGGAGCCCGCCGCGTGCGCGGCCGAGCTCGGGCCCAGGGCGCGGCTGTGGCCCTCGCTGGCGGCCGTGTACCGGGCGCAGCTGTCCCGGGCGCGGGTCGCGCGGATCCCGCTGCTGTTCGTGGCGACCTTCCAGTCGATCGGCATCATGATCCTGATGCGCGGGGTCGTGGACGACGGGGCGGAGGCGCAGGCGGTCGTCGCCGGCTCTTCGGTCCTGGTCGTGGCCTTCGTCGCGCTGAACCTGCTCGCGCAGTATTTCGGGCAGCTTCGGGCGAGCGGCGGACTCGACCACTACGCGACCCTGCCGGTGCCGCCGGCGGCGGTGGTGCTGGGCGCGGCGGGCGCGTACGCCTCGTTCACCGTGCCGGGGACCATCGTGACGGCGATCTTCGGCTGCGCGCTGTTCGGGCTGCCGCTGGCCCATCTGTGGGTCCTCCTGGCCGTGATCCCGCTCGCGGGCGCCGCGCTCGCCGGACTGGGGGCGGCGCTGGGGCTGCTCGCGCCCCGGCCGGAGCTGGCCACGCTGCTCGGGCAGCTGGGCATGTCGGCGGCGCTGCTGCTGGGCGTGCTGCCGGCGGACCGGATGCCGGAGGTCGTGCGCTTCGCGCGGGATCTGCTGCCGTCGACCTATGGGGTCGAGGCCTTCGCGCGGACGTTCGAGCCGCATCCCGACTGGGCCTTCGTGCTCGGTGACCTCGCGGTGTGCGGGGTGGTGGGCGTCGTCTCGCTGGCCGTGGCGACCTGGGCGTACCGCCGGGCGGCCGTCCGGTGAGCGCGGAGCGGTCGTCCGGTGACGCGGCGCACAGGCGGGACTGGCACGATGGCAGGGTGACCGCACCACTGACTCCGCCACCGCCACCGCATGAACGTTCCGCGCAGGACGCGTGGCAGCCGCCGGCCGCCGGGCCCGGGGCGAACGGGCCCCAGGCTCCCGGGTCTCAGCACGCCGAGTACGCCGAGGGCGCCGGGCACGGCTGGTACGGACAGGACGGCCCCGGCATGAAGACCGAAGTACGGGAAGCCGCCGTGATCTCGCTGGCCGTCGCGCTCGGCGGGGTGCTGCTCGGGGCGCTGTGGTGGTGGCTCGCGCCGCACGTGCCGCTGGTCGGTGACGTGGTGGAGGGCAACTGGGTCGTCTACCTCAAGGACACCGAGGGCGAGCAGGCCGTCGGGGTCGACGGGACGTTCACGCTGCTCGGGCTGGGCTTCGGGGTCGTCAGCGCGCTGGTCGTCTTCCTGCTGCGGCGGCGTGGGGGTGTGCCGCTGGTGGTGGGGCTGGCCGTCGGCGGGCTGCTCGGGTCGTTGCTGGCGTGGCGGCTCGGGGTGTGGCTCGGGCCCGCGGAGGATGTCATCGCGCGGGCGAGGGATGTGGGGCGGGGGGTGACGTTCTCCGCGCCGTTGAAGTTGGGGGCGAAGGGGGCGTTGCTGGCCTGGCCGTTGGCCGCGCTGGTGTTGCATCTGGGGCTTACGGGGTTGTTCGGGCCTCGGGATCCTGAGCCGGAGTTTCCCGAGGGGGCGTACGAGGCGCCGCCTGCCGCGTAGGTGCTCGGCGTCGGGGCTGGGGCGCGGGTGGGTCCGCAGCCCGGCGGAGCGGGGCGCCGTCTGCGCCCACCCGTGCCGCCCCTAGCGGCACGCATGCCCGCAGCTGGGGCAGGAGGCTCGACTGCCCGCAGGCTCTAGGCCCGGCTGACCGGTGCCAGGACCGCCTCCGTCAGTGTGGCCAGGGACTCCGGTGACAGCTCCACCTCCAGCCCCCTCCTCCCCGCCGAGACGCAGATCGTCGGGTGGGTCGAGGCCGACGCGTCGAGGACCGTGGGGAGTTTCTTGCGCTGGCCCAAGGGGGAGATGCCGCCGCGGACGTAGCCCGTGGTGCGTTCGGCCAGGGTCGGGTCGGCCATCGTGGCGCGTTTGCCGCCGACCGCTGCCGCCAGGGACTTGAGGTCCAGTTGGCCCGCGACCGGGACCACGGCGACCGTCAGGGTGCCGTCGACGTCCGCCACCAGGGTCTTGAAGACCCGGTCGGGTGAGACGCCCATCGCCTCGGCCGCCTCCTCGCCGTAGGACGGGTGGGCGGGGTCGTGGTCGTAGGAGTGGACGGTGAAGTCCACGCCCGCCGTCGTGAGGGCGACCGTCGCGGGCGTGCCGCCCTGCTGCTGTTGCTTCTTCGACTTCTTCGCCATGCCGGTCCGCTTCAGTTGAGGCTCATCGGGCCGCGCGTCAGTTCCGACGCCGGCAACGACGGCAGATTACGGATGATGGCCGTCTCCGAGCGAAGGAGTTTCAGCTCGTCGCGCAGGCGGGACGCCGTGTCGGGGGCCTGGAGCAGGCGCTGCTTGGACGGGGTGTCCAGCATCATCGCCGCCGCCACCAGATACGACACCACGCCCGGCTCGTCGGGCAGCTCCGCACCGGTCGCCAGGGAGCGTTCCCGCGCGCCGGCCAGCCGCTTCTGGTACTGGCGGAAGGACCGCAGCACTCCTTCGGCCAGCGGCGCGGCCTCGTCGCCGGGATCCTCGGGCAGCGTCTCCAGTTCGGCCGTCAGAAAGGGGCCGGAGGCGTCGACGGACAGCAGCCGCACCCGGGAGGTGCCGGTCGCCAGCACCTCGAAGGAGCCGTCGGTCCGCTCCCGGATCGTCGCCGCGTCCGCCACACAGCCCACCTTGTGGAACGCCCTGACCGGGTCCGCGCCGAAACCGGCCAGCGGGCCCTTGTCGGGCAGCGCCGTCGGGTCGGGCATGCCGGGCTCGCTCGGGGCCACCTCGTGGCCGTCGCGGATCGCCACGACGGCGAACCGGCGCGGCTCGTCCTCCGGGGTCTTCAGCAGCTCGCGCATCATGGCGCGATACCGCTCCTCGAAGACGTTGAGCGGGAGCACGAGCCCCGGGAACAGGACCGAGTTCAGGGGGAAGAGGGGGAGCCGGACGGTGGTCACGACGCAAAAGCCTAATGGTCGCCGGAGCGGACTCGTCCGCCCCGGTCACTCCGTGGATGCCAGGAGGGCCGGCCCGCCGCCCCGGCCCGGATGTCGTCGCGTACCCGCAGGAAGTGTCCGAGCGGGTCGTCCGACACCTGGTCCCAGGGGAAGGAGGTGGCGTACGGGCCGTTCAGCCGCAGTTGCTCGGCCGCGTCCGGCCGGCGCTCCAGGCACACCAGGACGAAGATCAGCATGTTCCGCATCCGGGCGGGCCAGGGGTCGGCCGCCGGCAGCAGCGGGGACAGCGCGATCGCGCGGTCGGCGGCGGCGTCCAGCCGCGCGCGGGGCACCTCGGGTCCGCAGCCGTCGGTCAGATAGCCGAAGGCCGCCCGCAGCGGGAGCGCCTGGGCGAGCGCGTCGGCGGGGGCGTCCTGCGCGGCCCGGTCGGCGAAGTCGAAGCACTCCTGGTGCGAACCGTGCCAGAAGGCGGCCAGATAGCGCAGGGCCGCCACATGGCAGCCGTAGTGGTGCGGGGCACGGCGTACGGCCGCCGCCCACAGCTCCTCGAAGTACTTGTGCCCGGCCTGCGCGCCCCGTGCGTGGTCGAGCGCGAGCCGCCACGGCACCGGGTCCCGCGTCTCGCCCCGGGCCGCGGCCGTGAGCAGCGGGCTCACCTCGCGCAGCAGCTCGGCGCGGGCCGGGGAGAGCCAGGCGCGGTCCACCGCGAGCTGGGCCCCGACCAGCAGCGCGTCGGGGTCGTGCGGGGCGGTGGCGAGCCAGGCGTCCAGCCATTCGGGGCGGGAGCGGGCGAAGGCGGCCAGCCGGGTCACGTACCGGTCGCGTCGCTCCCACTCGGCCGCCGCGCGGGTGGCCTGGAGCAGCCCGGCGGCCGGTCCGTGGTCGCCGCGGGCGGCGGCGACCAGGGCCGGACTCAGCCGGGCGTCGGGCGCGTCGAGCAGCACCTCGTCGTCGGCGCTCGGTCTGCCGACGGGGTGGGGGGCGGTCCTTGTCATCCGGCTCGCGCGGATGAACGGGAGCTGCAGAGCCATGGTGTCGACCATTGAAAGACCGCTGGTCACAGCGGCGCCAGATGGTTCGGTGAACTCGCCGAAAGTTGTACGCCCGATGGTCAAGAGAAGGTAAAGGTGTGACAGTTCAACAACATGGGTCACACCGGCACCATCAGTTGCGCCGCAGCAGCCGTGTGGCCCCCGCCGCCACCGTCGTCGCCAGGATCCAGCCCAGCAGGATCATCGCCGTCGCCAGCCACTGCCAGCCCCCGCGCAACTGCCAGAACCCCACCTGGCCCAGGTCGATGACCGGCAGCAGCAGATCGAGCGTGAAGAGCGTGGGACTCCACTCCGGATGCTCGCCCCGCTTCAGCGGCGGATGGCCGGCCTGCGCGAAGGCGAACGAGCCCGCCGCCCACAGCACCGCCATCCATACGGCGGCCCGGCCCGGCCGGTACCCGTAGGCGACCGTCCAGTCCTGCACATAGCCCCACAGCTTGGCCGCCGGCGGCAGGCTCTCGCGGTGCCGGCGCTGCTTGGCGAGCAGCACCTCACGGGCCTCCTGGTCCTCCCCGCCGGCCCGCAGCACGGACGCGAGACGCTCGTACGGCTCCGGGTTGTACTCGGCGGTCGCCGCCGCCACCCACTCCAGCCGCTCGGCCGGTGGGAACGGGCCGCGCGGCACGAGATTCTCGTAGGCGAAGCCGCCCATGTGCAGCCGCCCGGGGCCCGGCCAGGCGTCCGCCCGGTCCATCAGGTTGATGATCTTCGCCCCGGACAGCACCACCCGCCCGCGCGCCGGATGCTCCCCGAGGAAGCGCAGCTCGGGCGTCTGCACCCGGCGCAGCGACAGCTCCTGGTCCTCGCCGAGGGCGAACCGGGCCCGCTCGAAGTCGACGGCGTCGCCGAACCGCCCGTCGTCCAGCCGGATCCCGCCCTCGCACTCGAACCGCTGGATCCGGGTGCCGCGCGCCGGGGTCATCCCGCTCATCGCCTGGGCGCCGACCCCCGCCGGGGTCAGATACAGACTGCGCTCGACGGTCAGCTGCGGGGCGTTCAGCGCGAGCCGCTCGTAGGGGTTGACCAGCCGCGCGCCGCGCAGGCTCAGCGAGACGCCGACGGTGGCGGCGCGCAGGCTCAGCTCGCCGTGCGACTCCAGCAGCTCGGCCTGTAAGTCCTGGCCGACGGTCAGGCCGTCCGCGGCGATCGACCGGCCGCTGCGGTCCCGGTGCACGATCGACTGGTTGAGCATCAGATCCGTGCCGATCTGCGCGTCCGTGATCCGGATGCCGCGGTGGAACCGGCAGCGCGGCAGATGCAGATCGCCCTCGGTGTGCACCCTGGCCGCCTCCAGGCGCGGCACCGAGCAGTCCACCATCCGCAGGGTCGTGAAGCGGGCCTCCGGCAGCAGCACGTCCTGCTCGAACCGGCACTGGCGCATCTCCACGTACGGCACCACCGTGCCCCCCGCGAGATCCAGCGAGCCGCTGATGCGTATGCCGGCCAGCTTCAGCGCCGACACCCGGCCGGCCAGGGCGGGCGGGCCGTCGAGAAGCAGCCAGCAGACGATCCGGGCCCGCACGGTCCGCTCCTCGCCCCACGGGCTGCCGCCGTGCGGATCGTCCACCAGCGGATCGCCGCTGCTCAGGTCGTAGACGCTGCCGTTGCGGAAGGCCTGCCACATGCCGGCCTCGGCCGCGGTCAGGTCCTCGGGCACATCCCCGGCACGCATGCCGGCCCCCTCGGTCACGCTCTTCCCTTCCTCCCCGGGTACTCGCGGGTTGGTTTCTTCGTACAACAGTTCATGCCCGCTGAGTGACGCACCGAACGCGAAAAGTGAAGGGGATCGTCCGGCTTCCCGCGCCGTTCTGTATCAGCCATTGATACGCGCGGACGACGCCTCACCCAGGTCTGAGAGAATTGAGCACGTGATCTCCCGAATCGATCTGCGCGGCGACGCCCTCCCCGAGGGCACCGCCCTGCGTGACCTGCTGCCCCGAGCCGAATTCGACGTAGCGGCCGCCCTGGAAAAGGTGCGTCCCATCTGCGAGGACGTGCATCATCGGGGCGACGCGGCGCTGATCGACTTCGCCGAGCGGTTCGACGGGGTCAGGCTCGACCGGGTGCGGGTGCCCGCCGCCGCGCTCACCTCCGCGCTGGAGGAGCTCGACCCGGCCGTGCGCGCGGCCCTGGAGGAGTCCATCCGCCGCGCCCGGACCGTCCACCGCGCCCAGCGCCGCTCCA of the Streptomyces koelreuteriae genome contains:
- the ybaK gene encoding Cys-tRNA(Pro) deacylase, producing the protein MAKKSKKQQQQGGTPATVALTTAGVDFTVHSYDHDPAHPSYGEEAAEAMGVSPDRVFKTLVADVDGTLTVAVVPVAGQLDLKSLAAAVGGKRATMADPTLAERTTGYVRGGISPLGQRKKLPTVLDASASTHPTICVSAGRRGLEVELSPESLATLTEAVLAPVSRA
- a CDS encoding LON peptidase substrate-binding domain-containing protein — encoded protein: MTTVRLPLFPLNSVLFPGLVLPLNVFEERYRAMMRELLKTPEDEPRRFAVVAIRDGHEVAPSEPGMPDPTALPDKGPLAGFGADPVRAFHKVGCVADAATIRERTDGSFEVLATGTSRVRLLSVDASGPFLTAELETLPEDPGDEAAPLAEGVLRSFRQYQKRLAGARERSLATGAELPDEPGVVSYLVAAAMMLDTPSKQRLLQAPDTASRLRDELKLLRSETAIIRNLPSLPASELTRGPMSLN
- a CDS encoding ABC transporter ATP-binding protein codes for the protein MCAVRGLTKTYPAVRGRRGAPGTPEVRATDDVTLDIRRGEIFGLLGPNGAGKSTLVRQLTGLMRPDRGCVEILGHDIVRHPERAARILAYLGQESTALDELTVSLAAETTGRLRGLDVRAARAERDDVLDELGLSALAGRPLKKLSGGQRRLACFAAALVGERSLLVLDEPTSGMDPVARRAVWSAVDRRRAERGTTVLLVTHNVIEAETVLDRVAVLDRGKVIACDTPAGLKEQVAGEVRVELVWRDAPPLHVPEVAALRDRVVESGRRWTLRLGPEEARAVVATVTGGAAFAALDDFTLATPSLEDVYLALGGAVQQGLVKA
- a CDS encoding DUF2567 domain-containing protein, giving the protein MTAPLTPPPPPHERSAQDAWQPPAAGPGANGPQAPGSQHAEYAEGAGHGWYGQDGPGMKTEVREAAVISLAVALGGVLLGALWWWLAPHVPLVGDVVEGNWVVYLKDTEGEQAVGVDGTFTLLGLGFGVVSALVVFLLRRRGGVPLVVGLAVGGLLGSLLAWRLGVWLGPAEDVIARARDVGRGVTFSAPLKLGAKGALLAWPLAALVLHLGLTGLFGPRDPEPEFPEGAYEAPPAA
- a CDS encoding ABC transporter permease, whose translation is MSVVPADVLPGSALAVEEPAACAAELGPRARLWPSLAAVYRAQLSRARVARIPLLFVATFQSIGIMILMRGVVDDGAEAQAVVAGSSVLVVAFVALNLLAQYFGQLRASGGLDHYATLPVPPAAVVLGAAGAYASFTVPGTIVTAIFGCALFGLPLAHLWVLLAVIPLAGAALAGLGAALGLLAPRPELATLLGQLGMSAALLLGVLPADRMPEVVRFARDLLPSTYGVEAFARTFEPHPDWAFVLGDLAVCGVVGVVSLAVATWAYRRAAVR
- a CDS encoding oxidoreductase, which gives rise to MTEGAGMRAGDVPEDLTAAEAGMWQAFRNGSVYDLSSGDPLVDDPHGGSPWGEERTVRARIVCWLLLDGPPALAGRVSALKLAGIRISGSLDLAGGTVVPYVEMRQCRFEQDVLLPEARFTTLRMVDCSVPRLEAARVHTEGDLHLPRCRFHRGIRITDAQIGTDLMLNQSIVHRDRSGRSIAADGLTVGQDLQAELLESHGELSLRAATVGVSLSLRGARLVNPYERLALNAPQLTVERSLYLTPAGVGAQAMSGMTPARGTRIQRFECEGGIRLDDGRFGDAVDFERARFALGEDQELSLRRVQTPELRFLGEHPARGRVVLSGAKIINLMDRADAWPGPGRLHMGGFAYENLVPRGPFPPAERLEWVAAATAEYNPEPYERLASVLRAGGEDQEAREVLLAKQRRHRESLPPAAKLWGYVQDWTVAYGYRPGRAAVWMAVLWAAGSFAFAQAGHPPLKRGEHPEWSPTLFTLDLLLPVIDLGQVGFWQLRGGWQWLATAMILLGWILATTVAAGATRLLRRN